The sequence below is a genomic window from Effusibacillus lacus.
TTCCCGTAAGACAGGGGCTGTTCAACACCCACCAGTTCCCTGCCGCTGGACAACACCCCGATAATGGGCTTTCGATACACCGTAACTTTGGCCACTCCGACTGTTGCAAGAAGAGCCATTTCCACCGCCCCAATGACGGTCCCTTTTTTCAGCACTTTGGCTCCAACAGCGATGTCTTCGCCGGTTAGTGAAATCGACTCTCCCTCACGGACGGGGAGCAGAATCCCTACCTCTTCCGCTTCCGGGTGGTTCTGGGCATCCGTAATTTCAAACCGGGCCACACCATCCGCTCCTCTGGGAATGGGAGCCCCGGTCATGATCCGGATAGCTTCCCCCGGTTGCAGCACATGATCCGTTGCCTGTCCCGCCCCAATCCGGCCCCGAACCTGCAGCCGGACCGGCGTTTCCGGGGTGGCCGTTTGCACATCAGCCGTTCGGATGGCGAAACCGTCCATCATCGAACGGTCAAAAGAAGGAACGGGAGCGTTGGCCGTCACATCCTCCGCCAATGTATATCCGAACGCATCTTTCATAGGCATTTCGATCGTGGAAACCGGCTTGACATGAGCCAGCACTTCCCGGATCGCTTCTTCCACAGTCAGCCCCACCCGCATCATTTGAGAAGACCTCCGTGGGCCAATTCGGCAATTTCTTGGCCCGATACTTTATCTCCCGCGAGGATTCGCGGCAAGAACAAGTCAAACGCCGTCACTTCTTCATAAATGACAGCTCCCGGCAATCCAAAGACAGGCACCCCGCCGATATACGCAAGCATCATCATCGAACCGGGGAATATTGGCATACCGTAAGCAACCACTTCGGTGGCCAGTTCACGGATGGCACCCGGTGTCCGGTCGTCCGGATCTACCGACATGCCGCCTGTACAAAGCACAACCTCCGCGCCTTGATCCAGAAACTCCCGAATGGCTGCTTGAATGTCTTCTTTCTTGTCGCCGACAATCTTATGACCAAGGACGTCGGCTTGATAGAGGGACAGTTTCTCCCGAACTCTGGGTCCGAATTTGTCTTCAATTCGACCGCTCGCCACCTCGCTACCGGTGGTTACGATTCCAACCTTCATCGTGCGAAAGGGCAGAACGCTTATCACGGGTGCCGACATTCTGGCGATGGTTTCCGCCTGAACAACCTTCTGCTCGGAAATAATCAAGGGAACCGCCTTCATGGCCGCAACCGCATCGCCTGGCTGGACAACGCTGTCCGATTTTTTGGTCACCACCAATAGGTCTCCGATCGAATTCAGCATCAGCAAAGCTTCTTTGTCTATTTTCAACAATCCCTTGATTTCGGATTTCAGTACGACCTTGCCCTCGGAAGGTTCGGTTGCTGTCAGATGGCTTCCCATTACGGCTCCAGCCAAGCGAATGGCTGCATCTTCTTCATGCAGCTGGCCCGGTTGCAGTTCCAGCACATAAATGTGCTCCTTGCCAATGTCGAGCAGAGTTGGGATGTCCTCTTCCCGGATCAAATGCCCTTTCCGAAAAATCCGGCCCTTGAATTCTCCAGGTACAATCCGGGTCAAATCATGGGCTAACCGGAGTCCCACCGCATCGCGGACATGAATCTCTCTCATTGACTCTCCCCCTACAGAACCGGAAGTTCCTCCATGCGGAACTCCAGCATTACTTCGTCTTCCCTGCGGTAAAAGCGCACGTTCAACCGATCCTGCATAAACAGAAGCAGGAAATCGGGAACCCCCTCAGCATCCAACAGCATCTGGTTTGGCATTAATGTCTCATCAACGGGATCCTGTTCAATATTCAGGAAGTATTGGACATGGGGCTCCTGAGTCTGATCCTCTATCACGACAAAAACATACAGATCGGAATCCTTTGTGATTGCCTGTTTTCCCGTTTCCATAAACGTCCGAAAAAGCGGATTGCTGTAGTCGTCAAGCACCAGCACGACGGGTACTTCCGGTGAGACGGTTTCCACAAACTCCCGGATGAACACATCCCGGCCTGCTGCGTCTTTCCGATCCCGCAGTCCCAGTGTGCAGCGGAACTCCCACTCAAACCGGGCCATGGCTTTAAGCGTTCCCCCATACCCCAGCCCTATCAGGTATTGCTCTCTCTCCATACCAGTTACCTCTTTCTTTCTTTTTTTACCAGGGCTCAATATTCCTGTATCATTGGGTGGATCGTGATGTCATCCACCAATACGCCTTCCGGTTGAGACGCGGCAAAAAGCACTGCCCTTGCAATATCGTCCGCCTTGAGCCACTCCTTCTTGTGTTCGGCACCCTGCTCGCTCTCGGCAAAATAGGTATCGGTCATCCCCGGCAGAATATTGGTCACTTTGACTCCCTTTGCCTGTACTTCCTTACGGAGACAGTCCGCAAATCCCTGAACCGCGTGCTTGGTGGCCACATAAGCGGCCCCGCCGGCGAAGGTACGGCGTCCTACATCGGAAGAAATATTGATGATGTGACCGGCTCCCTGTTCCAGCATTGCCGGCAGCACCCCTCGGGTACAAAGGAACAGCCCCGTTACGTTGATGTCAAACATCGACTGCCATTCTTCCAAGGACGTTTCCTGAACCGGCTTAAAATAACCGATTCCGGCATTGTTGACCAGGATATCGATCCGGCCGAAGCGTGACAACGTGACTTCCACCATAACTTCCACTTCGTCTTCTTTTGAAACATCGGTTGTTACGGTCAGAACGTCCCCGGCCCCCGCTTCCATGGCTCTCCCGCGAACCCGTTCCAGGTCCTCGGGATTCCTGGCCACCAGCACAAGCTTGGCATGCTGCCCGGCAAATGCCAGCGCGATGTCTTCACCGATACCGCGACTCGCTCCAGTAATCACAATCACTTTCTCTTTCATGCAGTTCCCTCCTATGTACTGCTGCAATGAATGACTGAGCTTTCTGTTACCACATAATCCAGGTGAATGTCATGCTCTTCGACAGGCAATCGATCCACCAGTTGAAGGTCAAATGCCAACCCTATTTTTACCGCATCTGAACGTAGCATGGGAAGAAACCGGTCATAATAACCACCCCCATACCCAAGACGCCCTCCCTGCAAATCAAATGCCACTCCCGGCACGAGCACCACATCGATTGAAGAAACCGGTACTGCATGTTCCATTAGTCCTTCCACAAGAGACCCGGAATGCTGAATTCGGGGCTCCCGAATGCCATAGGCGCCAATCTCCAGATCCTCAAAGGAATGGAGTTCCACCGGGATCAGTTTCCTTTCCTGGATTACCGTGACCGGAACCGCCATGCGTTTTCCCGTCTGCCAGCCCCAGCGAAAGATCTCATCCGTCTCCACTTCCCCGCGAAAATCCAAATATAAAAAAACAGTCAGCGCTGTTTGCAATTGGGGAATGGTCATCAAATTGCGAAAAATGGATGCCTGTTTGGCGGCTCTGACACCCCCCGACATCGCACTTCTCCGTTCGAGAATCCTTTGTCGAATCAAGCTTTTGTCCATGGAGTCCCTCCGACCGGCTGGATACATCCTACCCCTATAAACTACCATAAGGATGCCCATAACGGTGTGACAAAAAATGAAAACACCCTATAAAGAAAGAGCAATTATACTGTTACCTCACAATATATCCCAGACACAGTGTGTTGTCTGTGAGGGAACCGTGCGGTACACTTAAAACCATATGAGTTTGTGCGGAAGGGGAGCCTTGCAGCCATGATCGTTCTATCGGCCAGTCAAATAGTCAAATCCTATGGCACCGACGTGATTCTGAACGGCGCCACTTTGGCGGTCCACGAAGGTGAACGGGTCGGGCTTGCAGGAGTAAACGGCGCCGGCAAATCCACGCTGCTCAAAATCATTACCGGTGACATTCCCGCAGACAGCGGCGAAGTTCATATCGGCAAAAACGTAACCATCGGATACCTCTCCCAACAAACGGGCATCCGGTCGGACAAAACAGTTTACAAAGAGATCCGCAGTGTGTTTGCGGATCTGTTCGGGTTGGAAGCCCGCATTCGTGATCTGGAAGCCCGGATGAGCGACCCGTCCGTCTACGGCAACGAGTCCCTCTATCAGACACTGACGGATCAATATACCGTTCTTACCCAAGAGTTTGCTGACAGACAAGGGTATGCGGTGGATGCCAAGGTTCGCTCCATTCTGAGCGGGCTTGATTTTCCGGAAGACATGTGGGAGCTGCCGGTTGAATCCCTGTCCGGTGGCCAAAAGACCCGCCTGGCCCTGGGCAAACTCCTGCTGATTCAACCTACGCTTTTGATCCTAGACGAACCGACAAACTACCTGGATCTACCCACCGTTACCTGGTTGGAGAGCTATCTTAAGGGGTACCCAGGATCTCTCCTGCTGGTTTCCCATGACCGGTATTTTCTCGATGCATTGGTGAACGTGATTTTTGAATTGGATCGCGGAACCACCCGCCGGTACACGGGCAATTATTCCGCATTCCTTGAGCAGAAGCAGGCTGAACTTGAGATTCAGGTTAAGCGGTATGAACAGCAGCAGGCGGAAATTGCCCGCATGCAGGACTTTGTCCAGCGCAATATTGCACGGGCCACCACAACCAAACGGGCTCAAAGCAGGCGCAAGATGCTGGAGAAAATGGAACGGTTGGACAAGCCGGTCACCTCTCAGGATCAGGCCCATTTCTCGTTTACTGTGGAACGGCAAAGCGGTCACGACGTGCTGACTGTGGAGAATCTGTCTCTGTCCTATGGAACCAAAACGCTCTTTGACCGTCTGAATCTCTCGATCACGCGGGGCGAGCGGGTTGCATTGATCGGCCCCAACGGCATTGGCAAATCGTCCCTGATCAAAGCGATAGCAGGACGTCTGGAACCCAGTTCCGGCAGCATCCGCCTGGGTGCCCACGTGAAGCTTGGGTATTACACCCAGGAACAGGAAGACCTGACACCAAACAAAACGGTACTGAACGAAGTATGGGATGCGTTTCCCCGATTGGAACTCACCAGAGTCAGAACCGTACTCGGCAATTTTCTGTTCTCCGGCGACGATGTCATGAAACAGGTGTCCACACTGTCCGGCGGGGAGCGCAGCCGGGTCGCTCTGGCCAAATTGATGCTGCTTCAGGCCAATTTCATGCTGCTCGACGAGCCAACCAACCACCTGGACCTGCTGTCCAAAGAGATGCTGGAAGTGGCGCTTGACGATTATCCGGGAACCCTCCTGTTCATTTCTCACGACCGCTACTTCATAAACCGGATTGCAACAAGAGTAATCGAGTTGACCGAACAGGGCCTCACATCCTACCTGGGCAACTACGACGAGTATCTGGAGAAAAAAATGGAACTTGCCGCCATGCGGGAATCCGGCCTGCTTCCCGAACCAGTGGCGAACCGTCCCCTTTCATCGGACAAAGCAAGTGCAGACAAAGCGGAAGCAAACGCCGCCACCAAAGAAGAAAGGGAGCGGCAGAGACAGATTGAACGGCAGCGGCAAAGGGAAGAGAAAAAACGGCTGGAACGCATCGCCGATATCGAACGGCAAATCGAACAAACCGAGACATCCATCGCATCATTGGAAGAGCAGTTGTGCCTGCCGGAGATCTTCAACGACCCGGATCGGGCCCGTGATACCAATCAGGCGTATCAAGAGGCGAAAGAGCTTCTGGCACGGTTGTATGAGGAGTGGGAAACGCTTCAGCAAGCCTGATCATGCATACCGTATACACCAGCGGGAGCATCATCAAGACGGCCACCACCACACCTGAATCATTGAACCAAAAACCGGCCAGGGCACCTGCCATCCCCCCCGTCACAAACGGCTGCAGATTGCCCCATCGGTCCCAGAACCGCTTTATCCAGGACAGAGGCCGAAATACGGCAACAGCCGCATACAACATGACTCCTAAGAAAACAGGGCCTGCAAGAGTCAACGTGATGAGTTCCAGATTCATTGCCAGTTTTCTTTCAATGAGCTGCCCGATTTGCCGGAAGTGTCCGTCCATGGCAAGCATGACGGCTTGTGATACATGTGTCAGGCGGTCAGTTGAATGATGGGAAACCAGCAGGAGCAGGACGGCACCGGCAACAATGGCAACCCCCGCCATCCCCCCGACCCGCTTCGGCCATCCGAAAAGGTGGTGCAGGGATACAGCCACCGAAACGGCCGCCGCAATTGTCCCTCCTGCGTTGGCTCCCAAGCCGGGAGCAGCCAGAAAAACAATCATGCCCATCCCAGCCGCCGCAAACCCCCATTTGATGAAGATCCGCCAATCGGGACGCAAACTGAGGACGCAACCGGTACCAATCAGAAGGGATGAGATGAAGATTGCCATATACTCATTTCCCACCCCGTAATAACGAGCCCCCCTGATAGAGTCATAGGACAGGATGGAGCCGCTGGCAAGCGTTCCCCCATAAATCACGTCAACCGCTACGAGTCCCGCAGTCACAAACCCGATTACGGAAAGACGCACCAGCAAATTTCGGATCCTCATCAACCCTGTCGTACAGGCGGCCAGAACTGCCGCCAAAACTGTGGCTCCCCCCAGGTCTTTGGACAGCCATCCCCATTGCTCGGATACTTCCGCGTACGGCAGGAGCAAGGTCACAAATGGTGTGGTCAATACAGCCGTCCCACCCCACAACGCCCAATTTCTCAGGTTGATCCTGGTCACGGAACCCGGTTCTCCCAACCCCGGGGCATAGAGTACCCCTGCCATCAGCAAGAAGAAAAACAGACCCATCAGCCCAAACACAATATAAAAATAGGGTTTTGCCATATACTTGATTTTTGTGCTGCTTGCCAACCTGTGCAGGGCATCCCAAGGATCTTTCTCTGATCGCACCCCTGTAATCATATGACCGGGTTGCTCAAGAGACATTTCCATCTGCAGCCACTTATGGACAGTGGCTGCCACATCCTGGCTGGTGACAATTCCGGTTCGTCGTGTGGAGGCGGAGGTCAGCAGGCTGTGCGGCTGGATCGGCCCTCCTGCCATCAGCACCGGCAGTAATTCTCTCTTCCGAAAGCTTGGATCCGGACTTGGGGACATCAGGATCACCAGGGTCGACTCATCAGCCCTGTCTAACAGCTCCGTCGCTGTCCGGTCCAGGACCACTGCACCCGACTGGCTGGAATCTCCATGCCACACCTGTAGGTTATCAGAATTTATGGAACTCCAATCCACCGGTTGGTTGGCATTCATAAGGCCAACTCCGCCAAACTCCGTCCATTTTTTCAAATTGGGAAAGGGCCATGCATGAAGATTCGCTTCTTTCAGCGAGTCGACCAATAGGACTATCACTTTTCGATGGGGATTCCCGGGGGTTTCTGCCCGGGATTCTGCCGCTTCAATTGCTTTTACCTCAACTGCTTCGAATGCTGCGACCTCTGACCCGAATGCAGCCCATTTAATAATGAACAGGGATACCAGCACGAATCCCATGCAGGCCCAAGTTCTATGTTTGTCCGACACTTGCCCACCTCTTGGATTTTCCTATAGCGTGTCCATTTTTTCCCATATTACACACAGGGATCAACTGATGGCAGAGCGAGGGAAACACAGGGAAGGGATTCCTCATCACCCACTCAAAATAGCGGATTGTCATGTACTTATCTCATATAACTTCGAGCCTTTTTTCAGGATAACGGATTCACACGTACTAATTCATCCAATTCATACTCGGAACAACCTACCTGACCGCCTGCTAACGATCTGAAAACCCTTCCCTGTTGAGTAGGTGTAACCCTCTGAAAAGTCTTTAACGTTTTGAATTACTGCTGCAGCCTTTTCTTTGCCAATTTGTTTTATAGCGTCAACCAGGGATGTTTCAGCAGAAATGGTGCCACCCATTCCTCTTGTTCAAATCTTCAACCGAACGCCTGCTGATTTCAACTTTAATGCCTTCATAGGATTTCTTCATGACTTTGGTTGTAGCCGTATCTTCGTTGGCACCCAGTGTGGCTCCGGCTTTCCGAAGTTCGTTTGCTTCGCGGTGGGCACGTTCCATGGCTGTATAGTCACCGCGTGCCTGTGCATTCATATACTCAATTTTTCTTCGCTCAACTGCTTTGTTCAATTCGTTTACATCGACAGACCCGGTGTTTCTGTCCACTCTGTAAACTTCGCCAGCA
It includes:
- a CDS encoding 5-formyltetrahydrofolate cyclo-ligase — translated: MDKSLIRQRILERRSAMSGGVRAAKQASIFRNLMTIPQLQTALTVFLYLDFRGEVETDEIFRWGWQTGKRMAVPVTVIQERKLIPVELHSFEDLEIGAYGIREPRIQHSGSLVEGLMEHAVPVSSIDVVLVPGVAFDLQGGRLGYGGGYYDRFLPMLRSDAVKIGLAFDLQLVDRLPVEEHDIHLDYVVTESSVIHCSST
- a CDS encoding SDR family oxidoreductase → MKEKVIVITGASRGIGEDIALAFAGQHAKLVLVARNPEDLERVRGRAMEAGAGDVLTVTTDVSKEDEVEVMVEVTLSRFGRIDILVNNAGIGYFKPVQETSLEEWQSMFDINVTGLFLCTRGVLPAMLEQGAGHIINISSDVGRRTFAGGAAYVATKHAVQGFADCLRKEVQAKGVKVTNILPGMTDTYFAESEQGAEHKKEWLKADDIARAVLFAASQPEGVLVDDITIHPMIQEY
- a CDS encoding molybdopterin-binding protein, which codes for MREIHVRDAVGLRLAHDLTRIVPGEFKGRIFRKGHLIREEDIPTLLDIGKEHIYVLELQPGQLHEEDAAIRLAGAVMGSHLTATEPSEGKVVLKSEIKGLLKIDKEALLMLNSIGDLLVVTKKSDSVVQPGDAVAAMKAVPLIISEQKVVQAETIARMSAPVISVLPFRTMKVGIVTTGSEVASGRIEDKFGPRVREKLSLYQADVLGHKIVGDKKEDIQAAIREFLDQGAEVVLCTGGMSVDPDDRTPGAIRELATEVVAYGMPIFPGSMMMLAYIGGVPVFGLPGAVIYEEVTAFDLFLPRILAGDKVSGQEIAELAHGGLLK
- the abc-f gene encoding ribosomal protection-like ABC-F family protein translates to MIVLSASQIVKSYGTDVILNGATLAVHEGERVGLAGVNGAGKSTLLKIITGDIPADSGEVHIGKNVTIGYLSQQTGIRSDKTVYKEIRSVFADLFGLEARIRDLEARMSDPSVYGNESLYQTLTDQYTVLTQEFADRQGYAVDAKVRSILSGLDFPEDMWELPVESLSGGQKTRLALGKLLLIQPTLLILDEPTNYLDLPTVTWLESYLKGYPGSLLLVSHDRYFLDALVNVIFELDRGTTRRYTGNYSAFLEQKQAELEIQVKRYEQQQAEIARMQDFVQRNIARATTTKRAQSRRKMLEKMERLDKPVTSQDQAHFSFTVERQSGHDVLTVENLSLSYGTKTLFDRLNLSITRGERVALIGPNGIGKSSLIKAIAGRLEPSSGSIRLGAHVKLGYYTQEQEDLTPNKTVLNEVWDAFPRLELTRVRTVLGNFLFSGDDVMKQVSTLSGGERSRVALAKLMLLQANFMLLDEPTNHLDLLSKEMLEVALDDYPGTLLFISHDRYFINRIATRVIELTEQGLTSYLGNYDEYLEKKMELAAMRESGLLPEPVANRPLSSDKASADKAEANAATKEERERQRQIERQRQREEKKRLERIADIERQIEQTETSIASLEEQLCLPEIFNDPDRARDTNQAYQEAKELLARLYEEWETLQQA